A single genomic interval of Arctopsyche grandis isolate Sample6627 chromosome 8, ASM5162203v2, whole genome shotgun sequence harbors:
- the LOC143915327 gene encoding uncharacterized protein LOC143915327, translated as MADGDVNMADVSVNSDGLHRKRPLQQRASREMSAQRELIVSNNEEDDANMADGDVNMADVSVNSDGLHRKRPLQQRASREMSAQRELIVSNDEEDDANMADGGVNLADGSMDGDGLQRGRLWDYGDIPFSNTDEPPDDQFGKGSKDYSHLKNSEDENKEKEKHKDKEKDMAKSQEGLRDPVKISTPKDTVFTFKLGRSRIDVNSMEKKMEPWIEKRLTGCISEPEPICVDFIYGKLLAENLWGDGRFIGCSRRIATGIG; from the coding sequence atggctgatggagatgtaaacatggccgatgtaagtgtgaacagtgatggtttgcacagaaaaagacctttgcagcaacgggcttcacgagagatgtctgctcaaagagaactcattgtttccaataatgaagaggacgatgcgaacatggctgatggagatgttaacatggctgatgtaagtgtgaacagtgatggtttgcacagaaaaagacctttgcagcaacgggcttcacgagagatgtctgctcaaagagaactcattgtttccaatgatgaagaggacgatgcgaacatggctgatggaggtgtgaacctggctgatggaagtatggacggtgatggtttgcaaagaggaagactttgggactacggagacataccgttttcaaatacagatgaaccacctgatgatcaatttggaaaaggatctaaggattatagtcatttgaagaattctgaagatgagaataaagaaaaggaaaaacataaagacaaagagaaagatatggctaaatcacaagaaggattaagggacccagtcaaaatttcaacaccaaaagacactgtattcactttcaagcttggtcgtagtcggattgatgttaattcaatggaaaagaaaatggaaccatggattgagaaaagacttactggatgtatcagtgagccagaaccaatatgtgttgacttcatttatggtaaattactagcagaaaatctgtggggtgacggcagattcatcggatgctcaaggagaatcgCCACGGGCATTGGATAG